The following are from one region of the Anguilla rostrata isolate EN2019 chromosome 7, ASM1855537v3, whole genome shotgun sequence genome:
- the LOC135259645 gene encoding uncharacterized protein LOC135259645, which yields MESLFPPISPVQSPHRSSAPLHETKMRPGKLPIIPGAQLTLSRSKLGEMLYKPPTDFLNKDPVPNMKPDYNSLHDPHLRDYYHRRDLNDRLKKGNFITADNEVICTLKEYNTYEEYLERLKAVADKTYHDKQSGKLRKLIELQDKGLIPGKLSLVEMEAFLEKDLPSQPQRRAKVEEDCGQSKECLYRALDMEKIKEEDRARLVMFEKQYRHEHKREKYLKEAQEQRDRKKQASMEKICAKKQEKIMMGSGVVMVMLPEDLKPRECQCGHPAKPCMKHLEPLPDTASSSGHDPCRADQASMDKPCTQKQKVVVESEMRNEVQLEDAKPREHQRLLPARPRMKHPDPYTDTSSSHGHKACKVDQKQASVLRESAIQQKKSQGKIVLTEESKRREECVNDPEHSDEKVLEPPQQDYQHQHRSTLPDNQCTELPALQSSLAKIYGHKGIRMDQKQGKKKQKSGML from the exons ATGGAATCGTTATTCCCTCCTATAAGCCCGGTGCAGTCACCGCACAGGTCTTCAGCCCCGCTTCACGAGACTAAGATGCGTCCTGGGAAGCTTCCAATAATTCCAGGGGCTCAGCTGACGTTGTCGAGGTCAAAACTTGGCGAGATG CTGTACAAGCCTCCCACTGACTTCCTCAACAAAGATCCAGTACCGAATATGAAGCCCGACTACAACAGCCTGCATGACCCACACCTCCGCGATTACTATCACAGGAGGGACCTGAATGACAGGCTGAAGAAGGGCAACTTCATTACAGCAGACAACGAg GTGATATGCACTTTGAAGGAGTACAATACTTATGAGGAGTACCTTGAACGCCTCAAGGCCGTTGCAGACAAAACTTACCATGATAAACAG AGTGGCAAGCTGAGGAAATTAATTGAGCTTCAGGACAAGGGCCTCATCCCAGGGAAATTAAGCCTTGTTGAAATGGAGGCTTTTCTGGAAAAAGATTTGCCAAGCCAGCCCCAGAGACGGGCTAAGGTAGAGGAGGACTGTGGGCAAAGCAAGGAGTGTCTCTACAGAGCACTG GACATGGAGAAGATCAAGGAGGAGGATCGTGCGAGACTGGTGATGTTTGAGAAGCAGTACCGGCATGAACATAAGAGGGAGAAGTACCTGAAAGAAGCCCAAGAGCAGAGGGACAGGAAG AAACAAGCTTCAATGGAGAAGATATGTGCCAAGAAACAGGAGAAAATCATGATGGGTTCTggggtggtgatggtgatgctCCCTGAAGATCTTAAGCCAAGAGAATGTCAATGCGGACACCCAGCGAAACCATGCATGAAGCACCTAGAGCCACTCCCTGACACAGCAAGCTCATCTGGACACGACCCATGCAGAGCTGATCAG GCTTCAATGGACAAGCCATGCACCCAGAAGCAGAAAGTTGTGGTGGAATCTGAGATGAGGAATGAGGTGCAGCTTGAAGATGCCAAGCCAAGGGAACACCAGCGACTACTGCCGGCGAGACCGCGCATGAAGCACCCTGATCCATACACTGACACCTCAAGCTCACATGGACACAAGGCGTGTAAGGTGGACCAG AAACAAGCTTCAGTGCTGCGAGAATCTGCCATCCAGCAGAAAAAGTCCCAGGGGAAGATAGTACTTACTGAGGAATCCAAGAGAAGGGAGGAGTGTGTTAATGATCCTGAGCACTCGGATGAGAAAGTTCTGGAACCACCACAGCAGGACTACCAGCACCAGCACCGGAGTACCCTGCCAGACAATCAATGCACCGAGCTTCCTGCTTTGCAATCTAGTCTCGCAAAAATATATGGACACAAGGGAATTAGAATGGATCAG aaacaaggtaaaaagaagcaaaaaagtGGGATGCTTTAG